From the Deltaproteobacteria bacterium genome, one window contains:
- a CDS encoding ATP-binding protein — MQRDINQLLLEWKDDPRRRPILLRGARQVGKSYTVRSFAKKHFSNIVEIDFELQPQMMSCFTTLEPKEINDKISILTQKDICHGETLLFFDEIQQCPMAMKALRYYYEKMPQLHVIAAGSLLEFLLHTEKIEVPVGRIQYLYMKPLSFAEFCEATGESRLRKMIAEAESLKEIGVAVHKHALTVLKKYLVIGGMPNVVNEYIASENLRRCQQVQLSIIQTYRDDFGKYASMVKHKYLQAIFSSVPKMVGRKFKYSQVDNEFTSRELKNAIELLERAGVVQRVYATNGDGLPLGAGVRERHFKAIFLDVGLMQNMCGYQGDIINAQDILSIHNGAVAEQFVGQELLAYHDPYRQPALYYWMREAKNSSAEVDYLTEWGSHVVPIEVKSGPGGKLKSLKLFMEKFQTLKGIAVSQRQFECLKNLTFLPLYGLNLLTQSNNNLQAFEH; from the coding sequence ATGCAACGCGACATTAATCAGCTTTTATTAGAATGGAAAGATGATCCTCGTAGAAGGCCAATTTTATTACGTGGCGCACGTCAAGTCGGGAAGTCTTATACCGTAAGATCCTTCGCAAAAAAGCATTTTTCGAATATCGTCGAGATTGATTTTGAATTGCAGCCACAAATGATGAGCTGTTTCACTACACTCGAGCCCAAAGAAATAAACGATAAGATTTCAATCCTTACCCAGAAAGATATATGCCATGGAGAAACACTGCTTTTTTTTGATGAAATCCAGCAATGCCCGATGGCGATGAAAGCACTGCGATATTACTATGAAAAAATGCCGCAGCTCCATGTTATTGCAGCCGGCTCGCTACTCGAATTCTTGTTGCATACCGAAAAAATAGAAGTACCGGTGGGACGTATTCAATACCTATACATGAAACCGCTTTCTTTTGCGGAATTCTGCGAAGCTACTGGCGAGAGCCGGTTGCGTAAAATGATTGCAGAAGCAGAGTCGCTTAAAGAGATCGGGGTTGCAGTTCATAAGCATGCACTTACAGTTTTAAAAAAATATCTAGTGATCGGCGGCATGCCCAATGTTGTCAATGAATATATCGCCAGCGAAAATTTGCGAAGATGCCAACAAGTACAGTTGTCAATTATCCAGACCTATCGCGATGATTTCGGTAAATACGCCAGCATGGTCAAGCATAAATATCTGCAAGCAATTTTTAGCTCCGTCCCAAAAATGGTCGGCAGAAAATTTAAATATTCACAAGTGGACAACGAGTTCACGTCTCGTGAGCTGAAAAACGCAATTGAGCTACTAGAGCGTGCCGGAGTTGTGCAACGCGTTTATGCAACAAACGGTGATGGTCTGCCGCTAGGTGCAGGAGTGCGCGAGCGGCACTTTAAGGCCATTTTTCTGGACGTTGGATTGATGCAAAACATGTGTGGATATCAAGGTGATATTATAAATGCGCAAGATATATTGAGTATTCATAATGGAGCAGTTGCCGAGCAATTTGTTGGCCAGGAGCTTCTTGCATATCACGATCCTTATCGCCAACCTGCGCTGTATTACTGGATGCGCGAGGCAAAAAACAGCAGCGCAGAAGTTGATTATCTGACCGAATGGGGGTCACATGTTGTTCCGATTGAAGTCAAATCTGGGCCGGGAGGAAAGCTTAAGAGCTTAAAATTGTTTATGGAAAAATTTCAAACGTTAAAAGGTATTGCGGTATCGCAGCGGCAATTTGAGTGTCTTAAAAATTTAACCTTTCTTCCACTCTATGGTCTTAATCTCCTCACTCAGTCAAATAACAATCTACAAGCATTCGAGCATTAA